Genomic DNA from Desulfuromonas versatilis:
GGATCCTGGCTCCCGCCGGAGCGGCCGTGGCGACGCCTGCCGGAGGCGGCCAGGTTTTCCCCGAGGTCGGCGGCGGTTGGCTTCAAGCGAAGATCCTTTCCCGACAAGCGGCCGGCAGCCGCCGCAAAGGGTGAGGGGGTGGATGGAGCCGGCCCGGATTCCAGAAACCCCTGCTCTTCTAATACTTGCTGGCGCGGCTGCCTGTCAATAAAATCCCGCGGTTTTCGCGGGATTCAGCCCGGGTTGCGGGCGATCAGCAGGGCGCGCCGCGGCGCCGGATAGCCTTCGATGGTCATTTCCGGGTCGCGGGGGTCGAGGAAGTCCTCCAGCGTTTCGGTGTTGACCCACTCGGTCTTGCGCTGTTCGGCGCCGGTGGTGCGACTGACGTCGACGCAGCGGATCGCGGTGAAGCCGGCGCGCCGCAGCCAGATCTCCAGGCAGGGGACGCTGGGCAGGAAATAGACGTTGTTCATCTTGGCGTAACGCTCGGCGGGGCACAGCGCCAGCTCCCCCTCGCCGGGAATGACCAGGGTTTCCAGCACCAGCTCCCCGCCGCGGCGCAGCATCCGGCGCATGGCCGCCAGCGTCTCCAGGGGGGCGCGCCGGTGGTAGAGCACGCCCATGGAAAAGACCGTGTCGAAGTAGCCCGCCATGTCCGGCAGCTCCTCGAAACGCACCGGCAGGCCGTAGACCTGGGGAACCCGGGCGTAGTGCTGCAGCAGGCGGAACTGGAACCAGTTGGTCAGGTAGGGTTCGATCCCCAGGGCGAGGGCCGGGTCGGCCGCGGCCATGCGGAACAGGTAGTAGCCGTTGCTGCTGCCGATATCCAGCACCCGGCGCCCGGCCAGCGGCGCGATGTGCTCCCTGAGGCGGTTCCACTTGAGCGAGGAATCCCATTCGGCGTCCAGCTCGATGCCGAACAGCGCGAAGGGCCCCTTGCGCCAGGGGCGGTAATCGCCCAGGGCGGCCCGCAGGGTCTCCCGGGAGGCAGGGTCGAGATCCCCGGGATCGCCGATCCGCACCCTGTCCGAGGCCAGCTCGACGCTGGCCGGCGCCCCCTCGGGAAGCGAGGCGAAGGTGTCCAGGTAGCGCCTGGCCTTGGCGTCGACCCCGGCGATGTAGCGCTGCTTGCGGGCAATCAGCGCGGCGAGCTCCCCTGCCCAGGGGCCCAGGCCGAGCCGCTCGGCGTGCTCCAGCAGGCGTTCCATCTCAGGACTCCCGGAGAGCGACCAGCGCCGCGAAGTTGAACCATTTGAGCCACACCTCGACCGGCCCGAAACCGGCCCGGCCCAGGCGCTCGCAGTGAACCTCCAGGGTTTCGGGGATCAGCACGTTTTCCAGGGCCTCGCGCTTTTGGCTGATTTCCAGCTCCGAGTAGCCGTTGTCCCGCTTGAAGCAGTGGTAGAACTCCTGCTGCAGCTGGGCCAACGTCGGGTTTTGCTGGGTGATCTTCTCGGTAAGCAGCAGGATGCCGCCGGGGGCCAGGGCCGAATGGATGCGCCGGATGAGGGTGTCGCGGTCGGGCACCGGCAGAAACTGCAGGGTGAGGTTGACCACCACCACCGAGGCGTTCTCCAGCGGCAGGCTGCGGATGTCTTCGGCCGCCAGCGACACCAGGGCGGCCTCGGGCCGCTCGGCGAGCCGCCGCCGGTAGGCGTCGAGCATCGGCTGCGAAGTGTCCACCGCCACCATCCGGAAGGGCCGCCCGGCCATGGCGGCGCACAGGGCCATGCCGAAATTGCCGTTGGAGCAGCCCAGGTCGTAGATCCGTGTCCCAGGCTGGTAGAAACGGGCCGCCAGCTGGGCCTGGCGCAGCAGGGTCTCGCGATACAGGGGGACCGAGCGCTCGAGCATGTCGTCGAAAACGCCGGCGACCTGCTCGTTGAATTCGAAGGGGATGATCCTCTCCCGGGGGGAGGCGTATATTTTGTCCTGCGCCATGGCTGTGCAAGCTTCCTTTACCACGCAAAGTAAAGCTCGCATTTTACAGGGCCGGCACCGGGTTTGACAAGAGGGCAGGAAAATTCCCGCGCGGAACTCGGGCGACAGGGGCCCGCCGCTCAGTTCCAGGACTCTTTGACGGGTTGCAGGCAGGTGGTGAGACTTCTGTGGAAGAGGATGCTGATTTTGTTGCGCGGCCCGGGCAGCGCCCTGAAAGGAACGCTCGGCGCCTGGCCGGCCTCCCTGGCCAGCAGTGGGGGGTGCCCCCGCCAGGCGGCCAGGGTGCGTTCGGCGATCGTGGCGAATTTCATTTCTGTTCCGCCGCGCCCAGGTAGTCGCGAATCTTCTCCGCCCGCTTGAAATCGTCGGCGGCGTTGCGGGCCATGGAAAATACCCGCTCACGGTTGAATCGGCTGATCGTGCGAAAATATTGGATCAACTGGGCCTCTTTTTCGGTGACATCAAGAATCATTCCGCCTCCATTGCTGTTAACGGCCCGGGAAGGCCGAAACGGCGCCCTCCCGGACCGGGATGGTTACTCCTCGAAACTACCCTCCTACCTCAGCAACCCCCGTGCCAGGCCGATTTTCATGGTCTTTCCAGCTATTTGCATGTGCCAGGCCCCGTCGGAGCGAAATCCCGCCCACCGGCAGCAGCGCAAAGCGTCTGCGGATGCCGACAGAATCCCCGCCGCGGGCGCAAAGGTTGCGAAATCAGGCGAGTGCTGCTGTCGCGAAACGGCGTCAACGACGCTTCCCGGGCGCGGGCCAAACCACCTCCTGCCCGGGAAGGTCTGCGCCCAAGCCGGCCAATCCCTTCCCCCCTCAAAAAAAACGCCAGGGAATCTCCCTGGCGTCCGGTCTGTGGCGAAACCCTGCCCTTGACGGTCAGGCCGTCCCCCTGGCACCTGCGCCCGGAAGCGCGGGTTGGCGGCCGATGCTGGCCGCCAGCTGATTGCGGCCCCGGTGGAAGCGGCGGATGAATTCGGCGGGCCGGTACAGGCACAGCTCGGCCATGGCGAATTCGTCGAACTCCCGGAAGACGGCGGCGAGCGTCTGCCGGTCCACCCCTTTCAGGGAAGGCTTGCCGGGATGCAGGCGATCGGCCACGATGCGCAGCACCGGGCCGGAAACCAGGAAGAAATCGAGATCCTCGCGTTCCGGGATCAGGGCCCCGTGCTGGCGCATGGCCCGGACCAGCTCCAGCAGGGCTTCACAGGTTCGGATGCTGCCGCCCTGGCTGCTGAGCAGTTCGGCGGCCAGCAGGGTGGATTGCCGCCAGCAGCGGGACCTGACCAGGTTTCGCCGGACAACGGCCCGGACGTGATCCAGGGCATCCAGGTAGTTGGGAGTGGATTGGAGCATGCGACCTCCTCTGACGGATCCATTTGAACAAACCAATGTTAGATTAGTCCAACTCTGTCGCGATGGCAAGAAATTCTTTTATGCCATGGGAGGTTAGGGGTGGCGGGAGGGATTTTTCTGGGGGAGGGCCGGCGCGGCAGCCACGGGGAAGCGGACATCTACTGTCCGCCTCACCCTGGCCACCGGCCGCACGCCGGGAGCGGGTTACGGAGCCGCCGGCACCGGATTGAGCTTCCAGATTTGCGCGTTGTACTCCTCCATGGTCCGGTCGGTGGAAAAACGGCCGCTGAAGGCGGTGTTGAGGATGCTCATGCGGGTCCAGACATCGCGGTCCCGGAAGGCCGTGGCGGCGCGGCGCTGGGCTTCGACGTAGCTGCGGAAATCGGCCAGCACCAGCCAGGGGTCCTGGGGGCTGGTGAGCGAGTGCAGGATGGGATCGAAAATCCCCGGTTCACACTGGTTGAAATGGCCGCTTTGCAGCAGCTGCACCACCCGGCGCAGGTCCCGGTCGGCACCGATGATCCCCCAGGGATCGTAATGGCGGCGCTGCTCGGCGACCTCCTCGGCGGTCAGCCCGAACAGGAAGAAGTTGGCGTCGCCCACCTCTTCGCGGATCTCGATATTGGCGCCGTCGAGGGTGCCGATGGTCAAGGCGCCGTTCATCATGAACTTCATGTTGCCGGTGCCCGAGGCCTCCTTGCCGGCCGTGGAGATCTGCTCCGAGAGGTCGGTGCCCGGGCAGATCAGCTCCATGGCCGAGACCCGGTAGTTGGGCAGGAAGGCGACCTTGAGCAGGTCGCCGACCGCCGGGTCGCTGTTGATCACCTGGGCCACGTTGCTGATCAGCTTGATGATGCGCTTGGCCATGAAATAGCCCGGCGCCGCCTTGCCGCCGATCAACACGCAGCGCGGCGTCCAGTCGGTGGTCTCGCCGCGCTTGATGCGGTCGTAGAGGTGGATGACGTGCAGCACGTTGAGCAGCTGGCGCTTGTATTCGTGGATGCGCTTGACCTGCACGTCGAACATGGCCGAAAGGGGGAAGTCGACCCCGCACTGGCTGCGGACCAGTTCGGCCAGCCGCTGCTTGTTCTGCTGCTTGACCTGGTGCCAGCGCCGGCGGAAATCGCCATCGTCGGCATGGGGAGCGAGTTCGCGCAGCCGCTCCAGGTGGGCGGGCCAGCCCTCGCCCAGGGTTTCAGTGATCAGCTCCGTCAGCCCCGGGTTGCACCAGGCCAGCCAGCGGCGCGGGGTGACGCCGTTGGTCTTGTTGTTGAACTTGTGCGGCCAAAGCTCGAAGAAATCGCGGAACAGCCCTTCGCTGAGCAGCTTCGAGTGCAGCGCGGCGACGCCGTTGACCGAGAAGCTGCCGACGATGGCCAGGTAGGCCATGCGCACCATCGGCACCGGGCCCTCCTCGATGATCGACATGCGCCGCAGCCGCTCGTGGTCGCCGGGCCACCTGCGGGAGACCTCGGCCAGGAAGCGGGCGTTGATCTCGTAGATGATCTCCAGCAGCCGCGGCAGCAGCTGCTCGAAGAGGGGCACCGGCCACTTCTCCAGGGCCTCGGGAAGCAGGGTGTGGTTGGTGTAGGCCATGGTGCGGCAGGTGATCTCCCAGGCCTCGTCCCAGCCCAGCACGTGATCGTCGAGCAGCAGCCGCATCAGTTCGGCGACGCAGATCGCCGGGTGGGTGTCGTTGAGCTGGAAGACGTTCTTGTCGGCGAAGCTCGCCAGGTCGATCCCCTCGGTGCCGATCCACTGGGCCAGCACGTCCTGCAGGCTGGCCGAGGCCAGGAAGTACTGCTGGCGCAGGCGCAGCTCCTTGCCGCTCTCCGAAGCGTCGTTGGGGTAGAGCACCATGGTGATTTTCTCGGCGTCGTTCTTGGCGGCCACCGACTCGGGGTAGGAGCCGGCGTTGAACTCGCCGAGGTCGAACTCGTCGGTGGCGGTGGCGCTCCACAGCCGCAGGGTGTTCACCGTGCCGTTGCGGTAGCCGGGGATGGGGAGGTCGTAGGGGACCGCCAGCACGTCCTGGGTGTCCAGCCAGCGCGCGCTGAGCCGGCCGTCAGCGGTGCGCTTGACCTCGCTGCGGCCGCCGAAGCGCACCCGCTGGGAAAATTCGGGGCGCTCGATCTCCCAGGGGTTGCCGTCACGCAGCCAGTGGTCGGGTTCCTCGAGCTGCTCGCCGTTGCGGATCGACTGGCGGAACATCCCGTAGCGGTAGCGGATGCCGTAGCCGAGCACCGGCAGCTGCAGGGTGGCGCAGCTGTCGAGAAAACAGGCCGCCAGCCGCCCCAGGCCGCCGTTGCCGAGACCGGCATCGGCCTCCTCCTCGGCCAGCTCCTCGAGCTCCAGGCCAAGCTGGTGCAGGGCTTCACCGACTTCGCCGACCACCCCCAGGTTGAGCACGGCGTTGCCCAGCGAACGCCCCATCAGGTACTCCAGGGACATGTAGTAGGCCCGCCGGCAGCGGCTGTCCTGGTAGGCGTAGCGGGTGTTCTTCCAGCGCTCCATGAGCCGCTCGCGCAAAGTCAGCACCAGCGCCTCGTAGAGGTAGTGGGCGGTGCGGCAGTTCTTGTCCCGCCCCAGATGGTGGGAATAAAAACGGCGGAAATCCTTTATCAGACTCTCCGGGTCGTTTCCCAGCGGCGGCAGATCGGTCAGATCGGTGGCCGGGGTACTTTTGTAAAGGCGTCTGGCGTCCATGGAAAACCCCTTGCAGCGGATCGGGTGGGAGGTTCGGCGAATCTTTGTAATTATACCCGCCGGTCTGCGCTGTCAAGACGCCTGGCAGCCGGGCGCCGGATTGTCCGCCCGGGGGCGGGCCCGGGTCCGACTACCTGCCGCAGGCGAAAAAGGTGATGTACGCCCCCACCCGGGAGACCCCCACGGCCTGCACCGCGCGGCTGAGCAGGTTGGTGTTGTGCCCGGCGGAGTTGCGCCAGCCCTCGAGCATCGCTTCGGGGCTCGGGTAGTTCCAGCCGACGTTTTCCACGCAGTTGCCATAGCCCGAGCGGCTGAAGCGCTCGGTGAAGCCCTCGTGGCTCAGCACCCCGCTGGCCTGCATGTTCTGGCTGTGCTCACGGGCCAGCTCATGCAGCTGCGCATCGAAAGCCAGTCCCCCCAGCCCCTGCTCCGCCCGGTAATTGCTGATCAGCTGGCGCAGGCGGCTGTCGAAGTCGCTTTCGGCAACCGGGCAGGCCAGGTCGGCCCCGTCGCAGTCCTGGTCGATGCCGTCGCCGCACACCTCCGTCGCCCCGGGGCGACGGGTGAAGTCGCCGTCGTCGCAGTCGCCGGAAACCCCGTCGAGGTCCCTGGCCTCGGCATAGGCCGGGCCGGGGCTCTGCGGCGCCTCCAGGCTGCTGCCGTCGGAGTAGCCGTCGCGGTCGGCGTCGCGGAACCAGAGCCGGTTTTCCGCCTGAGGGCAGGCCAGGTCGGCGCCGCTGCAGTCCTGGTCGATGCCGTCGCCGCACCACTCTGTCGCTCCGGGGTGACGCCCCGGGTCGGCATCGTCGCAGTCGAGGGCCGGCCCCTTGAGCTCCGCGGCCTCGAAATACCCCGGCCCGGGGCGTTCCAGGGTCGAAAGGGTGCCGCCGCCCCCGAAACCGTCGCCGTCGGCATCCAGGTACCAGAGCCGAGGCTGACCGGGCAGGCACTCGGGAGCGACGCCGTCGCAGTCCTGGTCGATGGCGTCGCCGCACACCTCCACCGCGCCCGGGAAGATGTCGGCCGCCCGGTCGTTGCAATCCCCCTGCTCCTCGCTCAGGCCGTCGCCGTCATCGTCAAGCCGAGCGAGGCTGGCCCTGAGGTGAGCGCGGGCCTGGGCGGCGGAGCGCAGTG
This window encodes:
- the cmoA gene encoding carboxy-S-adenosyl-L-methionine synthase CmoA, encoding MAQDKIYASPRERIIPFEFNEQVAGVFDDMLERSVPLYRETLLRQAQLAARFYQPGTRIYDLGCSNGNFGMALCAAMAGRPFRMVAVDTSQPMLDAYRRRLAERPEAALVSLAAEDIRSLPLENASVVVVNLTLQFLPVPDRDTLIRRIHSALAPGGILLLTEKITQQNPTLAQLQQEFYHCFKRDNGYSELEISQKREALENVLIPETLEVHCERLGRAGFGPVEVWLKWFNFAALVALRES
- the cmoB gene encoding tRNA 5-methoxyuridine(34)/uridine 5-oxyacetic acid(34) synthase CmoB, coding for MERLLEHAERLGLGPWAGELAALIARKQRYIAGVDAKARRYLDTFASLPEGAPASVELASDRVRIGDPGDLDPASRETLRAALGDYRPWRKGPFALFGIELDAEWDSSLKWNRLREHIAPLAGRRVLDIGSSNGYYLFRMAAADPALALGIEPYLTNWFQFRLLQHYARVPQVYGLPVRFEELPDMAGYFDTVFSMGVLYHRRAPLETLAAMRRMLRRGGELVLETLVIPGEGELALCPAERYAKMNNVYFLPSVPCLEIWLRRAGFTAIRCVDVSRTTGAEQRKTEWVNTETLEDFLDPRDPEMTIEGYPAPRRALLIARNPG
- a CDS encoding glycogen/starch/alpha-glucan phosphorylase is translated as MDARRLYKSTPATDLTDLPPLGNDPESLIKDFRRFYSHHLGRDKNCRTAHYLYEALVLTLRERLMERWKNTRYAYQDSRCRRAYYMSLEYLMGRSLGNAVLNLGVVGEVGEALHQLGLELEELAEEEADAGLGNGGLGRLAACFLDSCATLQLPVLGYGIRYRYGMFRQSIRNGEQLEEPDHWLRDGNPWEIERPEFSQRVRFGGRSEVKRTADGRLSARWLDTQDVLAVPYDLPIPGYRNGTVNTLRLWSATATDEFDLGEFNAGSYPESVAAKNDAEKITMVLYPNDASESGKELRLRQQYFLASASLQDVLAQWIGTEGIDLASFADKNVFQLNDTHPAICVAELMRLLLDDHVLGWDEAWEITCRTMAYTNHTLLPEALEKWPVPLFEQLLPRLLEIIYEINARFLAEVSRRWPGDHERLRRMSIIEEGPVPMVRMAYLAIVGSFSVNGVAALHSKLLSEGLFRDFFELWPHKFNNKTNGVTPRRWLAWCNPGLTELITETLGEGWPAHLERLRELAPHADDGDFRRRWHQVKQQNKQRLAELVRSQCGVDFPLSAMFDVQVKRIHEYKRQLLNVLHVIHLYDRIKRGETTDWTPRCVLIGGKAAPGYFMAKRIIKLISNVAQVINSDPAVGDLLKVAFLPNYRVSAMELICPGTDLSEQISTAGKEASGTGNMKFMMNGALTIGTLDGANIEIREEVGDANFFLFGLTAEEVAEQRRHYDPWGIIGADRDLRRVVQLLQSGHFNQCEPGIFDPILHSLTSPQDPWLVLADFRSYVEAQRRAATAFRDRDVWTRMSILNTAFSGRFSTDRTMEEYNAQIWKLNPVPAAP
- a CDS encoding MopE-related protein: MHRPIFSKKPRRRTKSGGRWSLGLVLALLGLLLAAGCGGGGGGGEAGNPSGTSPETPVLTGVFIDSPVAGLAYRTPSLSGLTGSGGSFNYRAGEQVVFLLGSQELGRVAGRAIVTPVTLVPGAIDETNGTVTNLCRLLQSLDLDGDPENGIVLPPEAGAELSASLIDFSLGAADFANQAPLLELFTHLNARGVFAEGGDRALRSAAQARAHLRASLARLDDDGDGLSEEQGDCNDRAADIFPGAVEVCGDAIDQDCDGVAPECLPGQPRLWYLDADGDGFGGGGTLSTLERPGPGYFEAAELKGPALDCDDADPGRHPGATEWCGDGIDQDCSGADLACPQAENRLWFRDADRDGYSDGSSLEAPQSPGPAYAEARDLDGVSGDCDDGDFTRRPGATEVCGDGIDQDCDGADLACPVAESDFDSRLRQLISNYRAEQGLGGLAFDAQLHELAREHSQNMQASGVLSHEGFTERFSRSGYGNCVENVGWNYPSPEAMLEGWRNSAGHNTNLLSRAVQAVGVSRVGAYITFFACGR